The stretch of DNA AATGTATCAACCCATGCCCGCACGTCAGGCAGCCGATGCAATTGCGCTCAAAGACAGCATCCGCGACATGATCCGGCTTCAACAGGACTACCAGCTTTCGGACGAATTGTTCTGGGAAATTTTCAACGCCCGCGTTTTGCTCAACGAAAACATTGATGTGAATTCGTTCGTGAAGGGGCTTGCCTGAGTCAGCTAAGTTTCACGCTGAACAACGCTTTCGACCGGATGTAGATGTAACTCACTACAACCAGCGTGACCACACCCCCCAGCAATACCGACGGCACGGTGCCAAACAACCGGGCCGCCAGCCCCGACTCGAACGCGCCGATTTCGTTTGATGTGCTGACGAAGATGCCATTTACGGCAGCAACGCGCCCACGCAGATGATCGGGCGGAAAAATCTGCATAATCGTTTGCCGAATTACCACACTGACGCTGTCGAACGCGCCCGTCAGGGCCAGCATAAGCAGCGACAGGTAGAAGTTTGTCGACAGTGCAAATACAATGGTAGCGATGCCGAAGCCCACCACCGCCAGCAGCATGTTCCGCCAGGCGTTGTGCGTGGGTGGGTAATAGGTCATAAACGCCAGCGTCAGCACTGCCCCCACGCTGGGTGATGCCCGAAGAAAACCAAGCCCTTCGGCTCCCACCCGCAGAATGTCTTCGGCAAACACGGGCAAGATTGCCACCACTCCGCCGAACAGCACCGAGAATAAATCGAGCGAGATGGCGTACAGTACAATGGGTGTTTTGAATACGAACCGTAAACCTTCCGATAAGCTTTCGCGCAACCCCGCCGTTGGTACGTCGCTGACAGGCACGGGTTTGCGCCCGACAAGCGAGATCAGGAGAAAGCAAACGATTAGCAGGCCAATGACTACCAGCAGCGTGTTATCGAACCCCAGGCCGCTATACAGAAACCCGGCCCCGCCCGGCCCAACAATGGCTCCGGCCTGCCAGAACGAACTGCTCCAGGTGGCTGAGTTGGCATATAACTCACGCGGCACCAAAAACGGCTTCAGCGATGAACTGGCGGGCGAATAGAATCCTTTGGCTGTGCCAATCAGCATCAGAACACCGTAAATGAAGGCCAGCCGCACGGTTTGCGAAAACCCGGCCACTACCGATGGCTGAAACGCTATGTACAGAATCACTGACCCCAGAATAATAACGGCCAAACTCCATTGCAGTATTCGTTTTTTATCGCGCCGGTCGGCCAAATGACCGCCGAAGAGCGACACCGCAATGAACGGAATAGCTTCGGCCAGGCCAACCAGACCCAGGGCCAATGGGTCGCGGGTAATTTTATACAACTCATACCCCAATACAACTTCCTGAATCAGTAGCGTGGCGGTAATCAGAAAACTATTCAGTACAAAGTAGCGAAAATCGGGTATGCGGAGCGATGCGTAGGTGTCGATACGGGTATCAGTCGTCATACTTTTTTAACCGCAAAGACGTAACGTTTGTCGCAAAGCGCATAAAAAATTCCGTAAGCGGGCAACTTAAGTTGCCCGCTTACGGAATTTTTTATGCGCTTTGCCGATTAACCTACGCAATCGTGATTTCTTTCACCACTTTCTGCTCTTCCACTTTCGGCAGTTCGAGTGCCAGAATTCCGTCGGTATAAGCCGCCGTGATAGCGTCGGGATTGACCGTCTTGGGCAAACGAAACCTGCGCTCAAACGCTTGAACGCCAAACTCATAGTGAGCAGAGTTTCCGGCTTTTTCGGCGGTTTGTGCTTCGGGCTGGTAGGCAACCGTGAGCGTATTGTTTTCAACACTGATTTTCAGATTGTCTTTCTTCAAACCCGGCACGGCCAACGCCAGATGAAAGGCGGTTTCGGTTTCTTTTACATTGGCGGCAGGCTGATTGGTCAGCGTGTTACGGTAACGATTAATGACCGGGCGACCAACTACGCGAGTGCCAAAGAATGGGTCGAAAAATACGGGGGTGGGATTGTATCGAACTAAAGTTGCCATGATATGTCTTCGCTTCTTATTTATTGCTTACTGTCAAGCACACCAACCAATAATCAATTGCTGTACCAATCCATACGAATTTAAAAATTATGACTTTTTGTCTGTATTTAAGAATATATTGATACATAAAACGCCAATGTGTCATGAATCAGCTCAGTCAGTTGTGTCCGATTTATGTCAATGAAATACTACCTCTGTTAGTCTCACTAAGCTTTCTTTCCATAGTAAAGCTTTTACAAATAGAAAATTAACAAAATCAATCTTGGGACTTCGTGGGGTAAGGGTTAATTTTAAACCCAGAAAGCATTTCGCTCTCCACCTAACCACTACTTTGTACTTATCAAATTATGAAGCGACATCTCCTGCCGCTGTGCACACTGGCTTTGTGGGCTTGTATGCCGTTGAGTGCCTCCGCCCAGCAAACGGCTGCCGACTTCTTCGATAGCGGAATCTCCAAAAGCAAAACCGGCGATTTTACCGGAGCCTTGCAGGCATTCAGCATGGCAATTACGATGAATCCCGAAAACGCCCCCAGCTACTACAACCGGGGCGTTGCCAAAGCTAATCTGAAAGACCACCGGGGCGCCATTCTCGACTACGACCGGGCCATTGAGCTTAACAGCAAAGACGCATTAGCTTACCTGAGTCGGGGTATCAGCAAAAGCAAACAAGACGACCACCGGGCCGCTCTCCTCGACTTCAGCCGCGCTATCGAACTCAACCCCGACGACCCGCAGGCGTATTACAACCGGGGAGCCAGCCGCAGCCGTATCGAGCAGTTTCGGGGTGCTTTGAGCGATTTCGACAAGGCTATCGAGCTGGAACCCAGCAATGTACAGACGTATTATGCACGCGGTATTACCAAGCAGAAACTTGATGATTTCTCGGGCAGTTTAGCCGATTTTACGAAGGTGATCGAGATGAACCCCAAGCGCGGACAGGCGTTTGCGGGCCGGGGCCTGTCGAAGGTTGAGTTGAAAGATTTTGCCGGGGCCGTGACCGATCTGAACAAAGCCATTGAACTCAGCCCCGAAGATGGCGAGTCGTTTTTTTACCGGGGGTATGCCAAAAGCAAATTAGACGACTATAAAAGTGCGCTCGGCGATTATGACCGGGCCATTGCGCTCAAAGGCGATAACTACCAGGCGTATTACGGACGAGGCTTTTGTCGCAGCAAACTTGGTGATCAGAAAGGAGCCGTACAGGATTTTAATCAGGCCATTGAAATCAATAACGTAAACACCGAATCGAAGGTGGTGTATAGTGGTCGGATTACGCGTGCTACGCTCGATAACCTACGCAATGTGGTGCAGGAGCGCAACAAAATCAACGAGTTGGGCACCGAACGGGCCGAAGCCTATTTCAGCCGGGCCGTCAGCAAAAGCAAACAGGGCGACCCGAAGGCAGCAATTATCGACCTCAACAAATCGATTGAACTGAACCCAACCTACGCCGAAGCCTATTTTACGCGCGGTATGATTAAGTCGGCACAGGGCGACCAGAAAGGAGCCATCATGGACTGCAACAGTGCTATTAAACTGAATCCGCGCTACGCCGAAGCTTTTTACGTGCGCGGCATCATTAAACACAGCCTCGGCGATGAAAATGGGGGGTGTTTAGACCTCTCCAAAGCCGGCGAACTTGGCTACAACCCGGCCTACAAAGTGATAAGCGATTACTGTAATTAAAACTGTGATTTATCGGATTATGCTGACTGACTTTGATTTCTTTTAATCGCTGCCGAAGGCAGCAAAATCAATAAAAATCAAAGTCAGTCAGCATAATCCGATAAATCACAGTTTTATTCATTCAAACCGCAGGTGCTTGACCGAATCGCCCGACATTTCGAGTTCGAGCAGGGCGTCGATGCCGATTTCGAGGTGTTTGTTCACGAACTGACCGGTTACGCGTTTGTCACTCTCTTCGGTTTTTACGCCTTCGGGTATGAGCGGATTGTCAGACACGAGGAGCAACGCGCCGTGCGGAATTGAATTGACGAAACCAACCGTGAAAATAGTAGCGGTTTCCATGTCGATAGCCATTGCCCGGATTTCGCGCAGGTAATCTTTAAACGCTTCGTCGTGTTCCCAGATGCGCCGATTGGTGGTATAAACGGTGCCAGTCCAGTAATCGAGTTCGTGCTTTTTAATAGTCGACGATACCGACCGCTGCAACCGGAACGAGGGCAGAGCCGGTATTTCGGGACGCATATAGTCGTTGCTTGTGCCATCGCCCCGAATGGCGGCAATGGGTAGAATCAGATCGCCAAGTTGTGTTTTTTTCAGACCACCGCATTTTCCGAGGAACAACACAGCCTTCGGCTGAACCGCCGACAGCAGGTCCATAACGGTAGCAGCCATAGGGCTACCCATTCCGAAATTAACGATGGTAATGTTATTAGCCGTTGCCGTTTGCATAGCCCGCCCGATTCCGAATACCTCTACGTCAAATTTCTGAGCAAACAGGTCAACGTAGTTAATAAAATTGGTTAGCAGGATGTATTCGCCAAACTGCTCGATGGGCGTGCCAGTGTATCGCGGCAACCAGTTCTGTACAATTTCGTCTTTTGTTTTCATAAAGATTGACTGGTTGATTGATTGAATTGTAGAATACTCGAATTAGTTCAGGCAGGGTGTAACACGCATTCAATCACTCAATCATTCTATAATTCAATCAGTCAATAACTGTATCTTCGCGTATGGTTGCACTGAACCTGCCCGCTTTCGCTCACAAAACTAAGCAAGTCGAAGGGAAACCTTATATTTTCGATTTGTTACGCCGGAAGTACGTCCGGCTATCTCCCGAAGAATGGGTGCGGCAGCATCTGATCAATCTATTGCTGACGCACTATGCTTATCCTAAAGCGTTGATTCGGACAGAAGGCGGAGTCGTGCTGAACCAAACCCAGAAACGTACCGATATTGTGGTGTTCGACCGGCAGGGACAACCGTATTTGGTGGTCGAGTGTAAAGCTCCGCACGTATCGCTGACCCAATCGGTTTTCGATCAGATTGGCCGGTACAACCATGTGCATCGCGCCCCGTATTTGGTTGTCAGCAACGGATTGGTGCATTACTGCTGCTGTATAAACCATGAAACCGCAGACGTGCGGTTTCTGGATGACTTTCCGATGTTCGCCTGAGCGAGTTCACTGCATTCTATTGACAGGTCAGTGAGTTGACACTTTGTCGGGCACTGGTAATATCGGCCTGCGGCACTGTATTACAACGAGAGGCTGCATCGAGAAACTCAGTAGCAGCTTTTTTAAACGCGTCGCAGTTCGCTTTGGTTGGACTACTGCTGTAGGTAGTAGCGGCCCGGCTCACGGCCTCTGACCGTTGCGAAGCTAACTCGCAGGCGGCTGGCCCAACAGTCTCTTCGTCTTTCTTACAAGCCCCGCCCAGCCATATACAGGCGAGTAATGTGGCATACAGTTTGGTCTTCATAATACTCTCGTTTCTGGAAAAAAAATGGCGTTACTAATTTTACAGAAGCAAGATGAAACAAACCGCTCAACCACTACAAAACCTATTGAGCAAACGGACATCCCAGTTTAGGCAACGGTTATACCTACATGAACTGGATTTGGAAAATGCATCCATAAGCTAAGTAAATAGGAGCTAATGGTGCATAAGTCAGTGTGTTGATTTAGTTTTCAGCGGTAATTATAGTCTCTGTCAGGTATGAAGTATGTCTTCTTCGTATGGCTTTGCTATTCATTGCAGATTAACGCACTGGCGCAGGACGGGCCGCGTTCACTACATCCGAACGTGACCGTAGATACGTATCTGACCGTCTCGCGGCAGGGCGTCAGGCTGGCCCAGGACCCGCTTTCCGGTACGCTCTTTTATGCCGACGTTGATGGCTATGTTGCTCAAATACAACTTAATAGCAACGGTCAGCCGGTTGAAGTTCCGGTAGCCAGTGCCGCCCAGCATGGCATCGAATTTTTGCAGGGTATGACCTTCGCCGATAGTGTGCTGGTGCTGGTCGGTATTCGCCGATTACCCTATGAAGGCGTTGGCCGGATTGTAAAAGGTAAACTCCGGCCCGACGGCTCCCGGCAGTGGACCGTATTGCTCGAAACAGCCCCTTACCCCTACTCCGGCACGGCCTTCGACCACGCGTTCAGCGGAGTTTGTGTATCACCCAACCGCGATTCTATTTACGTGAACAGCGGCTCACGCACCGACCACGGCGAAGTGCAGGACAATGGCGGGCGATTTCCAAACCTGCGCGAAACACCCATCACAGCCCGTATTTTTAAATTTCCGCTAAAAGGCGAAAACCTGACACTGGCAAACAACGAACAGGCAGTGCGGCAGTCGGGCTGGCTGTTTTGCGAAGGCACCCGCAACACGTTCGATATGGCATTCAATAGCGAAGGGCGGCTCTTCGGGGCCGAAAACGCCGGGCATCGCTCCGACCCCGAAGAGCTGAACTGGCTGCGACCCGGTCGGCATTATGGCTTTCCGTGGCTTATCGGCGGCAACGAAACACCCCAGCAATTTCCCAATTACGACCCGCTCACCGACCCGCTGCTATCGGAAGGCTACCGCGACCCATCGTTCCGTAACGATCCGGCCTACCCGACCCGGCCCAACATTGCGTTTACGGCTGGTATCCTCAACAATGGCCCCGATGCAAACCGCGTAGTCGATCCCGCTACCCGGCAGTTGACCCCCTCCGATGCCATTCGCACGTTTACGTCGCACGCGTCACCGCTGGGGTTAGTGTTCGATACAGATAGTGTGTTGGCCGACTTTTCCGGGCAGGGGTTTGTGCTGGGCTTTACAAACGGGCGTGGGCTGGATTTGAGCACGTTACGGCTGCAACATGATCCTGCTGCCGACAATTACCGGGTTTCGGTTACGCGTATTGCCGAGAATTTCAGGCAGCCGGTCGATGCCGAGTTAGTGGGCGGTACGCTTTACGTACTCGAGCGGGGCCGTAATGCTATCAGCCGCGTACAGTTTCGCGCCCGAACCGACCGACGGGCTGATTTACGGTTAAGGATGAAAACCGATAAACGGGTTGCAGGAATAAGTCAGCCCGTGATGGTCTCGCTAACGGTGAGTAATCGGGGACCGGTAATGGCCCGGTCAATAACCGTAAACAATCGCTTACCCGACGGTATAGAGTTTATTGACAGTCCTCATTTTCAGACCGCACCGAGCGGCCTTACGGCCAACGTGGGCGGATTGGCTCCCAAACAGCAACGTACAGTCGTGTATCGGGCGCGTTTGACCCAACCCGGCACCTATCGCAATGCGGCTGAAATTGTGCAATCGTCGGTTGCCGACCCAACCAGTACGCCCAACACCGGTACGGGCGATGGCGAAGATGATATGGCCGTGGCCGACTTACGAAGCCTGCCCAACGGCGGTCCGGTCAGAGAGTCGCCCAACCCCACTGGTCGGCACCTTCCCGCTGTCCAGCCAAACCAGCCACCACCCGACCCCAACCGGCCTGATTTGCAACTTTCTATGGTTGCCGATAAGCTTACGCCCCAACTCAATGGACGTGTTACCGTTACATTTCGGGTACAGAATGCAGGAGGTCAACCCGCCAGTGACGTGCAACTACGGGTGCTGACACCCAACAATCTGGTAGCTGAGAATAACCCCGGCTGGGTGGTCAATGGCAACGTGCTTACTTCAGCCAGTTTTAGCATAGCACCGGGCGAAACCACCACCCGAACACTTGCGTTAGCAGTTGGCGGGGCCGGTCCGTTTCTACTTAAAGCAACCCTTACCGGCCCCGCCGACGCCGACTCAACACCCAACAATGGCTACGACAACGGCGAAGACGACGAAGCCCGCCTTACCGGGCGGGCCTTGCCGTAGAACGATGCTTTAGGCTGTTCGAGAGTGTTCAGCCATGTCGATACCTACCCATTGAACGGGCTAAAGCGCCATTCTACAGACACGCTCGGATTTTGGCGGCTGTTTCGGCCAGTTCTTCCTGCGTGAGTTTCAGTTTATTGTTAAAATTCATATCAGCCATTGAGTTGAGCGGAATCAGATGAATATGAGCGTGTGGCACCTCCAGACCAACCACTGCCACGCCGATGCGCTGACACAGGATGGCCCGTTCGATGGCTGGGGCGATTTTTTTAGCAAATGCCATCAGACCGGCATACACATCGTCGGGCAGATCGAAGATATAATCGACCTCCCGTTTCGGAATCACCAGCGTATGGCCCATAGCCGTAGGCATAATGTCTAAAAACGCCAGAAACTCGTCGGTTTCGGCAATTTTATGCGCCGGAATTTCACCAGCCACGATACGGGAGAAAATAGTAGGCATGAGACGTTTATCGGGCAATTTCAACAACTTCAAACTCCATCACGCCAGCGGGGACTTTAATTTCGGCAACGTCGCCTACGCGCTTGCCAAGCAGCCCCTTGCCAATGGGCGACCCAACCGAAATGCGACCCGCTTTCAAATCGGCCTCTTCTTCCGAAACCAGCGTGTACGACACTTCAGCCCCGTTCTTCTTGTTTTTGATCTTCACTTTCGACAGTACCGATACCTGCGATGCGTCGATGGTCGATTCGTCGAGGACGCGGGCATTGGCGAGTACCTCTTCTAACTTCGAGATTTTCAGTTCATGAAGGCCCTGCGCATCTTTAGCAGCATCGTACTCAGCATTTTCGCTGAGGTCGCCTTTGTCGCGGGCTTCGGCAATCTGGCGGGCAATTTCAGCCCGGCCTTTTGTTTTCAGATCAGTCAGTTCAGCCTTGAGCCGATTGAGTCCTTCTTCGGTGTAATATGAAATTTTTCCCATGATACGTGTACGGTTACTACGTTTTTCACATTGGTTCTACGGTTCTCCCTAAAAACAAAAAGAACGGTACGCCGACCGTTCTGCATCCAAATTGGTTTTCTTTGCAGCCGCGTCAGTGTCGCCGTCGGGTTTCCGACGCGAGTGGTTCAGGAATGTGATGCGTTGATCGTCGCATTCGTTAAGGCCCTTACCAGACCGTTTATTGGCAACAAACGCGCCGGGAGCAGCGCGTTTGTGAGACAAAAATAAGCAGACTTCCGGGCTATATCAACAAGTCGGAGCGTTTGTTGTTCAAATTTTGAGTAAGCGATACATGACAAATACCCTTCGCATCGTCTTCATGGGTACGCCCGATTTCGCCGTAGCCAGCCTGCAACGGCTTCTCAACGCGGGTTGTGCCGTCGTTGCTGCCGTCACGGCTCCCGACCGCCCGTCGGGGCGCGGTTTGCAGCTAACGCCCTCGCCCGTCAAGAAAGCCGCGCAAGCCGCTGGCCTTCCCGTGCTACAACCCGAAAAGCTGCGCAATCCCGAATTTCTGGAGCAGTTAGCCAGTTATCAGCCCGATTTGTTTGTAGTGGTCGCTTTTCGGATGTTGCCCGAACTGGTCTGGGCCATGCCACGCATTGGCACGTTCAATCTGCACGGATCGTTGCTGCCCCAGTATCGGGGAGCCGCGCCCATCAACTGGGCCATTATCAACGGCGAAACCGAAACGGGCGTCACAACCTTTTTCATCGAAAAAGAAATCGACACGGGCCAAATGATTTTTCAGGATCATGAACTCATCCGCCCCGACGATACTGCCGGTATCCTGCACGACCGGCTGATGGAACGCGGGGCCGATTTAGTACTGAAAACAGTACAGGCTATCGAAGCGGGTGAGTATCCCCGAACCCCGCAGCCCGCTGCTACTGATCTGAAAGCTGCCCCTAAACTCAGCCGCGAAACCACGCAGATCAACTGGAACCAACCTGCCCGCGTAGTGCGTAACTTCGTGCGCGGTCTATCGCCCTACCCTACCGCCTGGACGCTCATCAACGATAAATTTTTCAAAATCTATGCCGTTTCAGTTGCCAACGAGGCACCGGATTTTGTAGGTGAGCCAGGCATAGCTTATGCCGACCCGCACAAAAAGAAGATTATGGTTCGGGCCGCTGACGAATGGCTTTGCGTAGATGAGCTACAGGCCGAAGGCAAACGGCGCATGAGTGCCGAGGAGTTTCTGCGGGGGAATAAATTATGATTGTAGATTGTTGTAGATTGGTAAATATGAAGAAAGCTATGACACCTGAAGAGTTGCTTAAAGCCGAAAACGCTTTTATACGTTTGCACAATCAGGTGCGGGCATCGTCGGAGGACGATGCCAAAGACGAAGAACCGCAGGCATTACGCAATCTCACCAATCGGGAACGCGAAGTGATGGTGCTGATTGCCCGTGACATGTCTACCGCCGAAATCGCACAAAAACTGTCGGTCAGCGAATCGACTATTAACTCGCAACGTCGAAACCTGATGCAGAAGTTAGACGTTCGCTCGAACGTTGGCATTGCTCACTTTGCCTTTAAATACGGCCTAATTGATCCTCCTATAAACTTAATAATTGATAGATCTACCATAAACTTAATAATCGATGGATCCACTCTGCTCGCAAGCGAGTCTCAGGATCACTTTGAAAATCTGAAAGATTGCCTTCCAAACTCAATTAAGCGGATCAAAATAGTAAATTACCAAGATTTGCGTAATGTCGAATTGGTTGATATTCCGATTGATAGTAAATGGATATTTTTAGCTGGACAAAACGGATACGGAAAAACGAGTTTGTTAAGATCTGTAGTGCTTGGTTTATTCGGATCTCACGACGAAGGGGTGATGCTGGTAGAATCTGCGAAGACTAAGGTGGGTTTGGAATATAAGAACGATTTCTCCAACATCATCAACAACCTCTGGACACCTGATTTCAGGCCACTTGAACACCTCGCCTGTTACGGTCCTTCCCGACTACAGATTCAATCTAAAATGAGTCAAAACGAAGTAGCTGAAAAAAGCACTACAACGTATGGCTTATTTAACCCTGATGGCATTCTGCTCAATATAGAGACGAAGCTCATAGAGTGGCATCTCGAAAAGAACGAGCAGTTGAATCAGGTCAAAACCCTTTTTCGTGAAGTTATTCCTGCATTAGCCGATATCATCATCCAGAAAAATGAACAGGATGACTATGAGGTTCTCTACGTAGAACGGGCTGAAGACGGTGAAGGCACTACGTTTGACCCTGTACCTTTTGAGAAGTTAGCGGCTGGCTTTCGGAGCATCATCGGTTTGATTGGCGATTTATTGATTCGCTTTATTCGTAAACAGCCCGATGTGAAACAGTTGTCGGATTTGGCAGGTATTGTGCTGATTGATGAGTTAGAAAATCACCTGCATCCGAAATGGCAGTATCAGCTACCTACGCTATTGTCTAAGGCGTTTCCAAACATTCAGTTTATTGCCGCAACGCACAGCGTTATTCCTATACTTGGTGCACCAAAGAACTCAGTATTTTTAAAGCTC from Spirosoma montaniterrae encodes:
- a CDS encoding type I restriction enzyme HsdR N-terminal domain-containing protein; this translates as MVALNLPAFAHKTKQVEGKPYIFDLLRRKYVRLSPEEWVRQHLINLLLTHYAYPKALIRTEGGVVLNQTQKRTDIVVFDRQGQPYLVVECKAPHVSLTQSVFDQIGRYNHVHRAPYLVVSNGLVHYCCCINHETADVRFLDDFPMFA
- a CDS encoding Hsp20/alpha crystallin family protein gives rise to the protein MATLVRYNPTPVFFDPFFGTRVVGRPVINRYRNTLTNQPAANVKETETAFHLALAVPGLKKDNLKISVENNTLTVAYQPEAQTAEKAGNSAHYEFGVQAFERRFRLPKTVNPDAITAAYTDGILALELPKVEEQKVVKEITIA
- a CDS encoding MFS transporter, with the protein product MTTDTRIDTYASLRIPDFRYFVLNSFLITATLLIQEVVLGYELYKITRDPLALGLVGLAEAIPFIAVSLFGGHLADRRDKKRILQWSLAVIILGSVILYIAFQPSVVAGFSQTVRLAFIYGVLMLIGTAKGFYSPASSSLKPFLVPRELYANSATWSSSFWQAGAIVGPGGAGFLYSGLGFDNTLLVVIGLLIVCFLLISLVGRKPVPVSDVPTAGLRESLSEGLRFVFKTPIVLYAISLDLFSVLFGGVVAILPVFAEDILRVGAEGLGFLRASPSVGAVLTLAFMTYYPPTHNAWRNMLLAVVGFGIATIVFALSTNFYLSLLMLALTGAFDSVSVVIRQTIMQIFPPDHLRGRVAAVNGIFVSTSNEIGAFESGLAARLFGTVPSVLLGGVVTLVVVSYIYIRSKALFSVKLS
- the greA gene encoding transcription elongation factor GreA, with amino-acid sequence MGKISYYTEEGLNRLKAELTDLKTKGRAEIARQIAEARDKGDLSENAEYDAAKDAQGLHELKISKLEEVLANARVLDESTIDASQVSVLSKVKIKNKKNGAEVSYTLVSEEEADLKAGRISVGSPIGKGLLGKRVGDVAEIKVPAGVMEFEVVEIAR
- a CDS encoding LuxR C-terminal-related transcriptional regulator — protein: MKKAMTPEELLKAENAFIRLHNQVRASSEDDAKDEEPQALRNLTNREREVMVLIARDMSTAEIAQKLSVSESTINSQRRNLMQKLDVRSNVGIAHFAFKYGLIDPPINLIIDRSTINLIIDGSTLLASESQDHFENLKDCLPNSIKRIKIVNYQDLRNVELVDIPIDSKWIFLAGQNGYGKTSLLRSVVLGLFGSHDEGVMLVESAKTKVGLEYKNDFSNIINNLWTPDFRPLEHLACYGPSRLQIQSKMSQNEVAEKSTTTYGLFNPDGILLNIETKLIEWHLEKNEQLNQVKTLFREVIPALADIIIQKNEQDDYEVLYVERAEDGEGTTFDPVPFEKLAAGFRSIIGLIGDLLIRFIRKQPDVKQLSDLAGIVLIDELENHLHPKWQYQLPTLLSKAFPNIQFIAATHSVIPILGAPKNSVFLKLNRSKEKGITVERIDIDVANLLPNSILTSPIFDMETIRPIANEDVGLLRTEDTYTEVVANDEIDKQLRELAKDPSQYPPLLQE
- a CDS encoding AMP nucleosidase; the encoded protein is MKTKDEIVQNWLPRYTGTPIEQFGEYILLTNFINYVDLFAQKFDVEVFGIGRAMQTATANNITIVNFGMGSPMAATVMDLLSAVQPKAVLFLGKCGGLKKTQLGDLILPIAAIRGDGTSNDYMRPEIPALPSFRLQRSVSSTIKKHELDYWTGTVYTTNRRIWEHDEAFKDYLREIRAMAIDMETATIFTVGFVNSIPHGALLLVSDNPLIPEGVKTEESDKRVTGQFVNKHLEIGIDALLELEMSGDSVKHLRFE
- a CDS encoding PQQ-dependent sugar dehydrogenase: MKYVFFVWLCYSLQINALAQDGPRSLHPNVTVDTYLTVSRQGVRLAQDPLSGTLFYADVDGYVAQIQLNSNGQPVEVPVASAAQHGIEFLQGMTFADSVLVLVGIRRLPYEGVGRIVKGKLRPDGSRQWTVLLETAPYPYSGTAFDHAFSGVCVSPNRDSIYVNSGSRTDHGEVQDNGGRFPNLRETPITARIFKFPLKGENLTLANNEQAVRQSGWLFCEGTRNTFDMAFNSEGRLFGAENAGHRSDPEELNWLRPGRHYGFPWLIGGNETPQQFPNYDPLTDPLLSEGYRDPSFRNDPAYPTRPNIAFTAGILNNGPDANRVVDPATRQLTPSDAIRTFTSHASPLGLVFDTDSVLADFSGQGFVLGFTNGRGLDLSTLRLQHDPAADNYRVSVTRIAENFRQPVDAELVGGTLYVLERGRNAISRVQFRARTDRRADLRLRMKTDKRVAGISQPVMVSLTVSNRGPVMARSITVNNRLPDGIEFIDSPHFQTAPSGLTANVGGLAPKQQRTVVYRARLTQPGTYRNAAEIVQSSVADPTSTPNTGTGDGEDDMAVADLRSLPNGGPVRESPNPTGRHLPAVQPNQPPPDPNRPDLQLSMVADKLTPQLNGRVTVTFRVQNAGGQPASDVQLRVLTPNNLVAENNPGWVVNGNVLTSASFSIAPGETTTRTLALAVGGAGPFLLKATLTGPADADSTPNNGYDNGEDDEARLTGRALP
- the fmt gene encoding methionyl-tRNA formyltransferase — translated: MTNTLRIVFMGTPDFAVASLQRLLNAGCAVVAAVTAPDRPSGRGLQLTPSPVKKAAQAAGLPVLQPEKLRNPEFLEQLASYQPDLFVVVAFRMLPELVWAMPRIGTFNLHGSLLPQYRGAAPINWAIINGETETGVTTFFIEKEIDTGQMIFQDHELIRPDDTAGILHDRLMERGADLVLKTVQAIEAGEYPRTPQPAATDLKAAPKLSRETTQINWNQPARVVRNFVRGLSPYPTAWTLINDKFFKIYAVSVANEAPDFVGEPGIAYADPHKKKIMVRAADEWLCVDELQAEGKRRMSAEEFLRGNKL
- a CDS encoding HIT family protein; the encoded protein is MPTIFSRIVAGEIPAHKIAETDEFLAFLDIMPTAMGHTLVIPKREVDYIFDLPDDVYAGLMAFAKKIAPAIERAILCQRIGVAVVGLEVPHAHIHLIPLNSMADMNFNNKLKLTQEELAETAAKIRACL
- a CDS encoding tetratricopeptide repeat protein; this encodes MKRHLLPLCTLALWACMPLSASAQQTAADFFDSGISKSKTGDFTGALQAFSMAITMNPENAPSYYNRGVAKANLKDHRGAILDYDRAIELNSKDALAYLSRGISKSKQDDHRAALLDFSRAIELNPDDPQAYYNRGASRSRIEQFRGALSDFDKAIELEPSNVQTYYARGITKQKLDDFSGSLADFTKVIEMNPKRGQAFAGRGLSKVELKDFAGAVTDLNKAIELSPEDGESFFYRGYAKSKLDDYKSALGDYDRAIALKGDNYQAYYGRGFCRSKLGDQKGAVQDFNQAIEINNVNTESKVVYSGRITRATLDNLRNVVQERNKINELGTERAEAYFSRAVSKSKQGDPKAAIIDLNKSIELNPTYAEAYFTRGMIKSAQGDQKGAIMDCNSAIKLNPRYAEAFYVRGIIKHSLGDENGGCLDLSKAGELGYNPAYKVISDYCN